Proteins from one Osmerus mordax isolate fOsmMor3 chromosome 21, fOsmMor3.pri, whole genome shotgun sequence genomic window:
- the LOC136965091 gene encoding basement membrane-specific heparan sulfate proteoglycan core protein-like isoform X1, with translation MNSSEFTIPCFLLNNPFSNHNPIRKRSSKADYFRTVGAQAPVLSLEPRVLWALQGGTASLRCQVVSGTQPVHLEWRRTNNQPLPNNVKIGPDGSVLTVAGVRSANQGQYRCIATSPSGRSTATATLTIRMSPKVRVTPAGPLRVRLGEPVSLECRATGRPRPSVTWQHQGSTHQLVTTATDDTRTLQVAAARPEDSGVYMCQARNSEGVAEAKVEVVVDGGQGVSMAPVASVTKAEITAVEGRTITMECRARGSPPPVITWSKLRAPLPWRHRVEGGVLTLTSVGRQDSGQYICNATNTHGTSQAYTQMEVDSPPYTTCLPDQLQLRPGDALRIQCLAHGTHPITFLWTRVGGAALPQGAETTQDGKLLIGQVQMTDSGSYKCLASNHVGSSEALARVTVKA, from the exons ATGAACTCATCCGAATTCACGATCCCTTGTTTTCTTTTGAACAACCCATTTTCAAACCACAATCCAATCCGAAAACGGTCTTCTAAAGCAGATTACTTCAGAACAG tggGGGCCCAGGCCCCGGTCCTGTCCCTGGAGCCCAGGGTGTTGTGGGCCCTGCAGGGGGGGACAGCCAGTCTCCGCTGCCAGGTGGTCAGTGGGACGCAGCCCGTCCACCTGGAGTGGAGGAGAACCAACAACCAGCCGCTTCcaa ACAACGTGAAGATCGGTCCAGATGGTTCTGTACTGACCGTGGCCGGGGTTCGGTCTGCTAACCAAGGCCAGTACCGTTGCATAGCAACCAGCCCGTCGGGGCGGAGCACGGCAACAGCTACTCTGACCATCAGAa TGTCTCCTAAGGTGCGGGTGACCCCGGCAGGGCCCCTGCGTGTCCGACTGGGTGAACCTGTATCTCTGGAGTGCCGTGCCACAGGTAGGCCACGCCCCTCCGTCACCTGGCAACACCAGGGTTCCACCCATCAGCTTGTTACCACAGCAACCGATGACACCAGAACGCTGCAG GTGGCGGCGGCTCGTCCAGAGGACTCTGGCGTGTACATGTGCCAGGCAAGGAACAGCGAGGGCGTCGCCGAGGCCAAGGTCGAGGTCGTCGTCGATGGAGGCCAGGGCGTTTCCATGGCACCGGTGGCGTCCGTAACTAAAGCAGAGATCACAGCTGTGGAGGGTCGGACCATCACCATGGAGTGTCGTGCCCGGG gatcccccccccctgtcatcACCTGGTCCAAGCTGCGGGCCCCGTTGCCGTGGAGAcacagggtggagggtggagttcTGACTCTGACCAGCGTGGGGCGCCAGGACTCAGGACAGTACATCTGCAacgccaccaacacacacggcaccagccaggcatacacacagatgGAGGTGGACT cccctccctaCACCACCTGTCTTCCTGACCAGCTGCAACTCCGCCCAGGCGACGCCCTGCGCATCCAGTGCCTCGCCCACGGCACTCACCCAATCACGTTCCTCTGGACCCGGGTAGGCGGGGCTGCACTACCCCAGGGAGCGGAGACAACCCAGGACGGCAAGCTCCTGATTGGCCAGGTGCAGATGACTGACAGCGGGAGCTACAAATGTTTGGCCAGCAATCATGTGGGCTCCAGTGAGGCCTTGGCCAGGGTCACAGTGAAAG cctGA
- the LOC136965091 gene encoding basement membrane-specific heparan sulfate proteoglycan core protein-like isoform X2 translates to MDGLRTALLIICLLCTVGAQAPVLSLEPRVLWALQGGTASLRCQVVSGTQPVHLEWRRTNNQPLPNNVKIGPDGSVLTVAGVRSANQGQYRCIATSPSGRSTATATLTIRMSPKVRVTPAGPLRVRLGEPVSLECRATGRPRPSVTWQHQGSTHQLVTTATDDTRTLQVAAARPEDSGVYMCQARNSEGVAEAKVEVVVDGGQGVSMAPVASVTKAEITAVEGRTITMECRARGSPPPVITWSKLRAPLPWRHRVEGGVLTLTSVGRQDSGQYICNATNTHGTSQAYTQMEVDSPPYTTCLPDQLQLRPGDALRIQCLAHGTHPITFLWTRVGGAALPQGAETTQDGKLLIGQVQMTDSGSYKCLASNHVGSSEALARVTVKA, encoded by the exons ATGGATGGTTTGAGGACAGCTCTGCTGATCATCTGCCTGCTCTGCACAG tggGGGCCCAGGCCCCGGTCCTGTCCCTGGAGCCCAGGGTGTTGTGGGCCCTGCAGGGGGGGACAGCCAGTCTCCGCTGCCAGGTGGTCAGTGGGACGCAGCCCGTCCACCTGGAGTGGAGGAGAACCAACAACCAGCCGCTTCcaa ACAACGTGAAGATCGGTCCAGATGGTTCTGTACTGACCGTGGCCGGGGTTCGGTCTGCTAACCAAGGCCAGTACCGTTGCATAGCAACCAGCCCGTCGGGGCGGAGCACGGCAACAGCTACTCTGACCATCAGAa TGTCTCCTAAGGTGCGGGTGACCCCGGCAGGGCCCCTGCGTGTCCGACTGGGTGAACCTGTATCTCTGGAGTGCCGTGCCACAGGTAGGCCACGCCCCTCCGTCACCTGGCAACACCAGGGTTCCACCCATCAGCTTGTTACCACAGCAACCGATGACACCAGAACGCTGCAG GTGGCGGCGGCTCGTCCAGAGGACTCTGGCGTGTACATGTGCCAGGCAAGGAACAGCGAGGGCGTCGCCGAGGCCAAGGTCGAGGTCGTCGTCGATGGAGGCCAGGGCGTTTCCATGGCACCGGTGGCGTCCGTAACTAAAGCAGAGATCACAGCTGTGGAGGGTCGGACCATCACCATGGAGTGTCGTGCCCGGG gatcccccccccctgtcatcACCTGGTCCAAGCTGCGGGCCCCGTTGCCGTGGAGAcacagggtggagggtggagttcTGACTCTGACCAGCGTGGGGCGCCAGGACTCAGGACAGTACATCTGCAacgccaccaacacacacggcaccagccaggcatacacacagatgGAGGTGGACT cccctccctaCACCACCTGTCTTCCTGACCAGCTGCAACTCCGCCCAGGCGACGCCCTGCGCATCCAGTGCCTCGCCCACGGCACTCACCCAATCACGTTCCTCTGGACCCGGGTAGGCGGGGCTGCACTACCCCAGGGAGCGGAGACAACCCAGGACGGCAAGCTCCTGATTGGCCAGGTGCAGATGACTGACAGCGGGAGCTACAAATGTTTGGCCAGCAATCATGTGGGCTCCAGTGAGGCCTTGGCCAGGGTCACAGTGAAAG cctGA
- the hapstr1b gene encoding HUWE1-associated protein modifying stress responses, giving the protein MEEKKGEGEAEIQEHGPEHWFSKWERQCLAEAEQDQPSEEDTEQSPQKLWHLFQNSATAVAQLYKDRVCQQQQGLSLWVPFQNAATAVTNLYKESVEVHQRSYDLGIQVGYQRRNKEVLSWLKKRRRNIRREDLISFLCGKAPPPRNPRAPPKLAVMSPSRPSSTETVSSVETDLQPFREAIALHGLSGAMASISVRSGAPGSPTHLRDSSAPPAGRRRNGLHDVDLNTFISEEMALHLDTVAAANRKRGSAQCSDVITDSPTHKRNRML; this is encoded by the exons atggaggagaagaagggtgaGGGCGAAGCGGAGATTCAAGAACACGGCCCTGAACATTGGTTCTCGAAATGGGAGCGGCAGTGCTTGGCCGAGGCCGAACAGGACCAGCCGAGCGAGGAGGACACGGAGCAGAGCCCGCAAAAACTCTGGCATCTTTTCCAAAATTCCGCCACCGCGGTGGCACAACTATACAAAG ACCGTGTGTGCCAACAACAGCAAGGTCTGTCGCTTTGGGTTCCGTTCCAGAATGCCGCCACCGCCGTTACCAACCTGTACAAAG AGAGTGTTGAGGTTCACCAGCGTAGCTACGACCTGGGCATCCAGGTGGGCTACCAGCGCAGGAACAAGGAAGTTCTGTCCTGgttgaagaagagaagaagaaacatCAGGCGGGAGGACCTCATCAGCTTCCTGTGTGgcaaggccccgccccctcgcaATCCCAGGGCCCCGCCCAAGCTGGCCGTCATGTCTCCAAGCCGACCGTCGTCGACAGAGACGGTGTCGTCGGTGGAGACAGACCTGCAGCCGTTCAGAGAGGCCATAGCCCTGCATG GCCTGAGTGGGGCGATGGCGAGCATCTCTGTCCGCTCCGGGGCCCCTGGCTCGCCCACCCACCTCCGCGACAGCTCCGCCCCCCCCGCCGGCCGCCGCAGGAACGGTCTCCATGACGTCGACCTCAACACCTTCATCTCCGAGGAGATGGCGCTGCACCTGGACACTGTCGCTGCGGCCAATCGCAAGAGGGGATCCGCCCAGTgcagtgatgtcatcacagACTCGCCGACTCACAAACGCAACCGGATGCTTTGA